In Halorussus limi, a genomic segment contains:
- a CDS encoding enoyl-CoA hydratase/isomerase family protein, with translation MSGESDDSASDAVGSPEAVGAECETVEVSVGDRVENVATVTLSRPDARNALNAQLRAELKDVLDAIEASDVRVVVLTGDEESGAFVAGADVTELRERDSLEQREASKRPRVYEYVDDLEQPVVGALNGHALGGGCELAQACDTRIAREGAKLGQPEINLGIMPGGGGTQRLPRLVGEGQAMKLILSGELIDAEEAREIGLVDEVHPEEEFEDRVYDLAESMAEKSPLALEFAKKAVKASSRMELEQGIEYEAELFAHLFASEDKNEGIDAFFEDRDPEWEGK, from the coding sequence ATGAGCGGAGAGAGCGACGACTCGGCGTCCGACGCCGTCGGGAGTCCCGAGGCGGTCGGGGCCGAGTGCGAGACCGTCGAGGTGTCGGTCGGCGACCGCGTCGAGAACGTGGCCACCGTCACGCTCTCGCGGCCCGACGCCCGGAACGCGCTGAACGCCCAGTTGCGCGCCGAGTTGAAGGACGTGTTAGACGCCATCGAGGCCAGCGACGTGCGCGTGGTCGTCCTGACCGGCGACGAGGAGTCGGGCGCGTTCGTCGCGGGCGCGGACGTGACCGAACTCCGCGAGCGCGATTCGCTCGAACAGCGCGAGGCCAGCAAGCGCCCGCGGGTCTACGAGTACGTCGACGACCTCGAACAACCAGTCGTCGGCGCACTCAACGGCCACGCGCTCGGCGGCGGGTGCGAACTCGCGCAGGCCTGCGACACCCGCATCGCCCGCGAGGGCGCCAAACTCGGCCAACCCGAGATAAATCTGGGCATCATGCCCGGCGGCGGGGGAACCCAACGGCTCCCCCGACTCGTGGGCGAGGGACAGGCGATGAAGCTGATTCTCTCGGGCGAACTCATCGACGCCGAGGAGGCCCGCGAAATCGGCCTCGTGGACGAGGTCCACCCCGAGGAGGAGTTCGAGGACCGGGTCTACGACCTCGCCGAGTCGATGGCCGAGAAGAGTCCGCTCGCGCTGGAGTTCGCGAAGAAGGCGGTGAAGGCCTCCAGTCGAATGGAACTGGAACAGGGCATCGAGTACGAGGCCGAACTGTTCGCACACCTGTTCGCCTCCGAGGACAAGAACGAGGGCATCGACGCCTTCTTCGAGGACCGCGACCCCGAGTGGGAGGGGAAGTAG
- a CDS encoding helix-turn-helix transcriptional regulator, protein MSDDTDSILRDSIGTVVKRGAVLDRLAAGPATKRDLRDELDVSRSTVYKAVRELEDRGLVTETDEGVALTLVGRLLGEERRTFEERVAAVTDSESLLSVLPDDAPVTTDLLVGAETVRGERHAPTRPVEYIDDFVRRTDRIVGFTPVVLPQYVDMFHEEVVGDDLTADLVLEAPVVEYLRESHGERLDEALATGRLSIRRTDETLPFGLVVAEGEGLVLIIYDEAGDLRGVLLNDTPAALEWGAELFRTYWDRASELDSA, encoded by the coding sequence ATGAGCGACGACACAGATTCTATCCTCCGAGACAGCATCGGGACGGTCGTTAAGCGCGGGGCGGTTCTCGACCGACTCGCCGCGGGTCCGGCGACCAAGCGCGACCTGCGCGACGAGTTGGACGTCTCGCGCTCGACCGTCTACAAGGCGGTCCGCGAACTCGAAGACCGGGGACTCGTGACCGAGACCGACGAGGGCGTGGCGCTCACGCTGGTCGGCCGCCTGCTCGGCGAGGAGCGTCGGACGTTCGAGGAGCGCGTGGCGGCCGTCACCGACAGCGAGTCGCTCCTGTCGGTGCTCCCCGACGACGCGCCGGTGACGACCGACCTGCTCGTGGGGGCCGAAACCGTCCGCGGCGAACGCCACGCGCCCACCCGGCCGGTCGAGTACATCGACGACTTCGTCCGCCGGACCGACCGAATCGTCGGGTTCACGCCCGTCGTCCTGCCCCAGTACGTGGACATGTTCCACGAGGAGGTGGTGGGCGACGACCTGACCGCCGACCTCGTGCTGGAGGCCCCTGTCGTGGAGTACCTGCGCGAGAGCCACGGCGAGCGCCTCGACGAGGCGCTGGCGACCGGTCGACTCTCGATTCGCCGGACCGACGAGACCCTCCCCTTCGGCCTCGTGGTCGCGGAGGGCGAGGGTCTCGTCCTCATCATCTACGACGAGGCGGGCGACCTCCGGGGCGTCCTGCTGAACGACACGCCCGCCGCGCTCGAGTGGGGCGCGGAACTGTTCCGGACCTACTGGGACCGCGCGTCCGAACTCGATTCGGCGTAG
- a CDS encoding helix-turn-helix domain-containing protein codes for MIGNRDGQNPTRTAGASGQTDVAPEERCRLLGDSLRRRTLRALDPDERPVALSELRDRVADGSDSDTVAVRLHHVHLPKLDEAGLVSYDPERNVVEARPRPDWADRYLER; via the coding sequence ATGATAGGAAACAGAGACGGTCAGAATCCGACCCGAACTGCCGGCGCGTCCGGGCAGACCGACGTCGCGCCCGAAGAACGCTGTCGCCTGCTCGGCGACTCGCTCCGACGACGCACGCTCCGTGCGCTCGACCCCGACGAGCGACCTGTCGCGCTCTCGGAACTTCGGGACCGGGTCGCCGACGGGTCGGACTCCGACACCGTCGCGGTTCGGCTTCACCACGTCCACCTGCCGAAACTCGACGAGGCCGGTCTCGTGAGCTACGACCCCGAACGGAACGTCGTCGAGGCCCGACCCCGGCCCGACTGGGCCGACCGGTACCTCGAACGCTGA
- a CDS encoding 3-oxoacyl-ACP reductase family protein — MPAALVTGSSRGIGRAIAERFARDGYDVAVNYVSSAQKARTVAESVRRETDSDAVAVRADVGDPDDARDLVDAAVEAFGGLSHVVNNAGVDQHVYTEDLSPEDFDSVMDTNVNGAFNVTKAALPHLRDAADGDADSAPTPSVTNVSSILAFTGAPVECHYAASKAGILGLTKSHAGDFAPEVRVNAIAPGHVETDMTADRTEAEKREEMAEIPVERFGQPRDIAEAAAYLRDAGFVTGETLNVNGGELMR, encoded by the coding sequence ATGCCAGCAGCACTCGTCACCGGTTCCTCGCGGGGCATCGGCCGGGCAATCGCCGAGCGGTTCGCGCGCGACGGCTACGACGTCGCGGTCAACTACGTCTCCAGCGCCCAGAAGGCGCGGACTGTCGCCGAGTCCGTCCGGCGCGAGACCGACAGCGACGCGGTCGCGGTCCGGGCGGACGTGGGCGACCCCGACGACGCGCGCGACCTCGTGGACGCCGCCGTCGAGGCCTTCGGCGGCCTCTCGCACGTCGTGAACAACGCGGGCGTGGACCAGCATGTCTACACCGAGGACCTCTCGCCCGAGGATTTCGACAGCGTGATGGACACCAACGTCAACGGCGCGTTCAACGTGACCAAGGCCGCGCTACCGCACCTCCGGGATGCGGCGGACGGCGACGCCGACTCCGCACCGACGCCCTCGGTCACGAACGTCTCCTCGATTCTGGCGTTCACGGGCGCGCCCGTCGAGTGCCACTACGCCGCCTCGAAGGCCGGAATTTTGGGCCTCACGAAGAGCCACGCCGGGGACTTCGCGCCCGAGGTTCGGGTCAACGCCATCGCGCCCGGTCACGTCGAGACCGACATGACCGCCGACCGGACCGAGGCGGAGAAGCGCGAGGAGATGGCCGAGATTCCCGTCGAGCGATTCGGCCAGCCCCGAGACATCGCCGAGGCCGCGGCCTACCTCCGGGACGCCGGGTTCGTCACGGGCGAGACGCTGAACGTCAACGGCGGCGAACTGATGCGGTAG
- a CDS encoding DUF2391 domain-containing protein: protein MSDRSANSETGSARSDPREDPELEDLLDELEELEETVDDPAEREQVRETIRVARRVSTPGAFGRVIRGFDRHDAAEALVGSVVFGIPMLVEGGTAEIGAFIAAHPVSLAVTLVGTIGLVVGLLYVAEIQQVEIHRPLFGVVPRRLAGVVGVSFFTALAMMTAWGRVDWTDPWLAFCQTSVTFSAMALGAALGDILPGS from the coding sequence ATGAGCGACCGGAGCGCGAACTCCGAGACCGGTTCCGCGAGGTCCGACCCGCGGGAGGACCCGGAGTTGGAGGACCTACTGGACGAACTGGAGGAGTTGGAGGAGACCGTCGACGACCCGGCAGAGCGCGAGCAGGTCCGCGAGACGATACGCGTCGCCCGACGCGTCTCGACGCCGGGCGCGTTCGGTCGGGTCATCCGCGGGTTCGACCGCCACGACGCCGCCGAGGCGCTGGTCGGGAGCGTGGTGTTCGGGATTCCGATGCTGGTCGAGGGCGGCACCGCCGAAATCGGGGCGTTCATCGCGGCCCATCCGGTCTCCCTCGCGGTCACTCTCGTCGGCACCATCGGACTGGTCGTCGGCCTGCTGTACGTGGCCGAAATCCAGCAGGTCGAGATTCACCGACCGCTGTTCGGGGTCGTCCCCCGCCGCCTCGCGGGCGTCGTCGGCGTCTCGTTTTTCACCGCGCTCGCCATGATGACCGCCTGGGGGCGCGTCGACTGGACCGACCCGTGGCTGGCGTTCTGCCAGACGAGCGTGACGTTCTCCGCGATGGCGCTCGGGGCCGCGCTCGGCGACATCCTGCCCGGGTCGTGA
- a CDS encoding RNA-binding protein — protein sequence MAEVPFHYIDLRAFCYATEDDKRVEQALRTYLPDEFEIQRAKSEGHHGDRILVLSARVENADEMRHVLSKVAELPDDAGLLDELDERVDENCSLFLRLDKQAAYRGEAELGEGITFRAKVEAYPAKKEAAVENAHETLASL from the coding sequence ATGGCCGAAGTTCCGTTCCACTACATCGACCTGCGGGCGTTCTGCTACGCGACCGAAGACGACAAGCGCGTCGAGCAGGCCCTGCGGACCTACCTCCCCGACGAGTTCGAAATCCAGCGCGCGAAGAGCGAGGGCCACCACGGCGACCGCATCCTCGTCCTCTCGGCGCGCGTCGAGAACGCCGACGAGATGCGCCACGTCCTCTCGAAGGTGGCCGAACTCCCGGACGACGCCGGCCTGCTGGACGAACTCGACGAGCGAGTGGACGAGAACTGCTCGCTGTTCCTCCGACTCGACAAGCAGGCGGCCTACCGCGGCGAGGCCGAACTCGGCGAGGGCATCACTTTCCGCGCGAAGGTCGAGGCCTACCCCGCGAAGAAGGAGGCCGCTGTCGAGAACGCCCACGAGACGCTGGCGTCGCTCTGA
- a CDS encoding archaellin/type IV pilin N-terminal domain-containing protein, with protein MKKLLRRNVSERGQVGIGTLIVFIAMVLVAAIAAGVLVNTAGFLQTKSEETGQDASAQVSNRVEIVSAYGNVANDGHVDLVNLTVMRGSGADDINLSSATMEWIGPDTATTLVGNNSTMEGGRHVIDPGSDEFGISPIKDPGNTVPVLADQDDRFRLTIPAYLLDDDGMGLAEGEEAAVKLTTQYGAVTLYHVTVPQSLSAKNAVMV; from the coding sequence GTGAAGAAATTGTTACGCCGGAACGTGTCCGAGAGAGGGCAGGTCGGTATCGGAACGCTCATCGTGTTCATCGCGATGGTGCTGGTCGCCGCCATCGCGGCCGGGGTGCTCGTCAACACCGCCGGATTCCTCCAGACCAAATCCGAGGAGACCGGACAGGACGCCAGCGCGCAGGTCTCGAACCGGGTGGAAATCGTGTCCGCGTACGGGAACGTGGCCAACGACGGCCACGTCGACCTCGTCAACCTGACCGTGATGCGCGGGTCCGGGGCCGACGACATCAACCTCTCGTCGGCCACGATGGAGTGGATAGGTCCCGACACCGCCACGACGCTCGTCGGGAACAACTCCACGATGGAGGGCGGCAGGCACGTCATCGACCCGGGGAGCGACGAGTTCGGAATCAGTCCCATCAAGGACCCGGGTAACACCGTCCCGGTGCTGGCAGACCAAGACGACCGCTTCCGACTCACGATTCCGGCCTATCTCCTCGACGACGACGGGATGGGTCTGGCCGAGGGCGAGGAGGCCGCCGTGAAACTCACGACGCAGTACGGCGCGGTCACGCTCTATCACGTCACCGTTCCCCAGTCGCTGTCGGCGAAGAACGCCGTTATGGTCTGA
- a CDS encoding DUF1918 domain-containing protein, whose protein sequence is MSFEEDDSVILHDEHSEYDGEEGQITQVMDTMFGDSTYTVSFEDGQETGIPEDSLEAVEDDE, encoded by the coding sequence ATGAGCTTCGAGGAAGACGACAGCGTCATCCTGCACGACGAGCACAGCGAGTACGACGGCGAAGAGGGCCAGATTACGCAGGTCATGGACACGATGTTCGGCGACAGCACCTACACCGTCAGCTTCGAAGACGGACAGGAGACCGGCATCCCCGAGGATTCGCTGGAAGCCGTCGAAGACGACGAGTAA
- a CDS encoding NUDIX domain-containing protein encodes MTTVDDLWYLATRADQRAEQVHHRLTDAYDDFLERNHSRRVSRSRFRTLAERIAEFGAPYGAHSVVYRPTGELLLVWHAGVDMWVVPGGEPEPDESFRRAAERELAEEAGVEARYDGLAMNVRVEVRCDDYATWGVLPLFEARVEGAPTPEPSDPDGEITDAEWFADLPENTRDREDLLAWREYALE; translated from the coding sequence ATGACCACCGTTGACGACCTGTGGTATCTCGCCACGCGAGCGGACCAGCGGGCCGAGCAGGTCCACCACCGCCTGACCGACGCCTACGACGACTTCCTCGAACGGAACCACAGCAGACGCGTCTCGCGCTCGCGGTTCCGGACCCTCGCCGAGCGAATCGCGGAGTTCGGCGCACCGTACGGCGCTCACTCGGTCGTCTACCGGCCGACGGGCGAACTCCTGCTCGTCTGGCACGCGGGCGTGGACATGTGGGTCGTCCCCGGCGGCGAACCCGAACCCGACGAGTCGTTTCGGCGGGCCGCCGAGCGGGAACTCGCCGAGGAGGCGGGCGTCGAGGCCCGGTACGACGGACTGGCGATGAACGTCCGGGTCGAGGTCCGGTGCGACGACTACGCGACGTGGGGCGTCCTCCCGCTGTTCGAGGCCCGCGTCGAGGGGGCGCCGACGCCCGAACCCAGCGACCCCGACGGCGAAATCACCGACGCCGAGTGGTTCGCCGACCTGCCGGAGAACACCCGCGACCGCGAGGACCTGCTGGCGTGGCGCGAGTACGCGCTGGAGTGA
- a CDS encoding HalOD1 output domain-containing protein, which produces MHDEILLPTDGGLEYDEENDCYRTACEPGEQPPSSVVVNAVAAVAECDPLDLEPLRRALDPDAIDDLFARTPGGRTRDAGSVEFSLADHRVVLAADGDVEVHPHA; this is translated from the coding sequence ATGCACGACGAGATACTGTTACCGACCGACGGCGGACTCGAATACGACGAGGAGAACGACTGCTACCGAACGGCGTGCGAACCGGGCGAACAACCACCGAGTTCGGTGGTCGTGAACGCGGTCGCCGCGGTCGCGGAGTGCGACCCGCTGGACCTCGAACCCCTGCGACGCGCGCTCGACCCCGACGCGATAGACGACCTCTTCGCGCGGACGCCCGGCGGACGCACTCGGGACGCGGGGAGCGTCGAGTTCTCGCTGGCGGACCACCGCGTCGTCCTCGCCGCGGACGGCGACGTCGAAGTCCACCCTCACGCCTGA
- the pyrI gene encoding aspartate carbamoyltransferase regulatory subunit: MSDHQLRVSKIPRGTVIDHIRAGQALNVLAILGIDGESGETVSVGMNVPSDRMGHKDIVKVEDRELSQDEVDVLSLIAPEATINIIREYEVAEKQYLERPERVVGVLSCPNHNCITNENEPVETEFDVLDDGVRCEYCETIVREDLADHIAVE, translated from the coding sequence ATGAGCGACCACCAACTCCGCGTGAGCAAGATTCCGAGGGGGACCGTCATCGACCACATCCGCGCCGGGCAGGCGCTCAACGTCCTCGCCATCCTCGGCATCGACGGCGAGTCGGGCGAGACGGTCAGCGTCGGGATGAACGTCCCGAGCGACCGCATGGGCCACAAGGACATCGTGAAGGTGGAGGACCGCGAGCTGAGCCAAGACGAGGTGGACGTGCTGTCGCTCATCGCGCCCGAGGCGACCATCAACATCATCCGGGAGTACGAAGTCGCCGAGAAGCAGTACCTCGAACGCCCCGAACGCGTCGTCGGCGTTCTCTCCTGCCCGAATCACAACTGCATCACCAACGAGAACGAACCCGTCGAGACCGAGTTCGACGTGTTGGACGACGGCGTCCGGTGCGAGTACTGCGAGACCATCGTCCGGGAAGACCTCGCGGACCACATCGCGGTCGAGTAG
- the pyrB gene encoding aspartate carbamoyltransferase, whose amino-acid sequence MRDDHLITAKQLSREDVESVLDRAAEFDADPAAFGDRHEDAILGLLFFEPSTRTKMSFETAIKRLGGDAVDMGTVESSSVKKGESLADTARVIEGYADALVLRHPSQGAAKMVGEFVDVPLLNAGDGAGHHPTQTLLDLYTIRENAGLDDLTIGIMGDLKYGRTVHSLAHALTNFDADQHFISPESLKLPRSVRYDLHESGAMVREHTELDDILPSLDVLYVTRIQRERFPDENEYQEIAGEYGIDLETLESAKDDLTVMHPLPRVDEIAPEVDDTDYATYFEQAHNGVPVRMALLDQLLEGRQ is encoded by the coding sequence ATGCGGGACGACCACCTCATAACCGCGAAACAGCTCTCTCGGGAGGACGTAGAGTCGGTCCTCGACCGAGCGGCCGAGTTCGACGCCGACCCGGCCGCGTTCGGGGACCGCCACGAGGACGCGATACTGGGACTGCTCTTCTTCGAGCCGAGTACCCGGACGAAGATGAGCTTCGAGACCGCCATCAAGCGCCTCGGCGGCGACGCGGTGGACATGGGCACCGTCGAGTCGTCGTCGGTCAAGAAGGGCGAGAGCCTCGCCGACACCGCGCGGGTCATCGAGGGCTACGCCGACGCGCTGGTGTTGCGACACCCGAGTCAGGGCGCGGCCAAGATGGTCGGCGAGTTCGTGGACGTGCCGCTCCTGAACGCGGGCGACGGCGCGGGCCACCACCCGACCCAGACCCTGCTCGACCTCTACACGATTCGGGAGAACGCCGGACTCGACGACCTCACCATCGGCATCATGGGCGACCTGAAGTACGGCCGGACGGTCCACTCGCTGGCCCACGCGCTGACCAACTTCGACGCCGACCAGCACTTCATCAGCCCCGAGAGCCTGAAACTCCCCCGGAGCGTGCGCTACGACCTCCACGAGTCGGGCGCGATGGTGCGCGAACACACCGAGTTGGACGACATCCTGCCGTCGCTCGACGTGCTGTACGTCACCCGCATCCAGCGCGAGCGGTTCCCCGACGAGAACGAGTATCAGGAGATAGCGGGCGAGTACGGCATCGACCTCGAAACGCTCGAATCGGCGAAAGACGACCTGACCGTGATGCATCCGCTGCCGCGCGTGGACGAAATCGCGCCCGAGGTGGACGACACCGACTACGCGACCTACTTCGAGCAGGCCCACAACGGCGTGCCGGTCCGGATGGCGCTGCTCGACCAACTGCTGGAGGGACGACAATGA
- the cutA gene encoding divalent-cation tolerance protein CutA, whose protein sequence is MPTAYVTAPPEDASDIAETLVEERLAACVNRFPCTSVYRWEGEVHRDDEVVLLAKTTDEGYDRLAARVEELHPYDVPCIERFEETALLDSFAEWRDEEVAESEERR, encoded by the coding sequence ATGCCGACAGCCTACGTCACCGCGCCGCCCGAGGACGCGTCCGACATCGCCGAGACGCTCGTGGAGGAACGACTCGCGGCCTGCGTCAACCGGTTTCCCTGCACCTCGGTCTACCGGTGGGAGGGCGAGGTCCACCGAGACGACGAGGTGGTCCTGCTGGCCAAGACTACCGACGAGGGCTACGACCGACTGGCCGCGCGGGTCGAGGAGTTGCATCCCTACGACGTGCCCTGCATCGAGCGGTTCGAGGAGACGGCGCTGCTGGACTCGTTCGCGGAGTGGCGCGACGAGGAAGTCGCCGAGAGCGAGGAGCGACGATGA
- a CDS encoding HAD hydrolase family protein — translation MTPPLVLDIDGTMTRPDDSVDPRFFDLLPSWDAPVVVATGKAFPYPVALCHFMYVEQNVIAENGGIVLSGEEVTRNGDGEAARRVAEEYVAAGYDLGWGPTDLTNRWRETEVAVARDQPLGPLEELAAEHGLEVVDTGFAYHVKSPSIEKGIGLKSVAPLLDRDPEEFVAIGDSENDVSTFGVAGESYAVANADEKAKRAADVVLDESYSEGTLSVLDELRSRA, via the coding sequence ATGACTCCGCCGCTCGTCCTCGACATCGACGGCACGATGACCCGGCCCGACGACTCCGTAGACCCGCGATTCTTCGACCTTCTTCCGAGTTGGGACGCGCCGGTCGTCGTCGCCACCGGGAAGGCGTTTCCCTATCCCGTGGCGCTCTGTCACTTCATGTACGTCGAGCAGAACGTCATCGCCGAGAACGGCGGTATCGTCCTCTCGGGCGAGGAGGTGACGCGGAACGGCGACGGCGAGGCCGCACGCCGGGTCGCCGAGGAGTACGTCGCGGCGGGATACGACCTCGGGTGGGGGCCGACCGACCTCACGAACCGCTGGCGGGAGACCGAGGTGGCGGTCGCTCGGGACCAACCGCTCGGCCCGCTGGAGGAACTCGCGGCCGAACACGGACTGGAAGTCGTGGACACCGGCTTCGCCTACCACGTCAAGTCGCCCAGCATCGAGAAGGGAATCGGCCTGAAGTCGGTCGCGCCGCTCCTCGACCGCGACCCCGAGGAGTTCGTGGCTATCGGCGACTCCGAGAACGACGTGTCCACGTTCGGCGTCGCCGGCGAGTCCTACGCGGTCGCCAACGCGGACGAGAAGGCCAAGCGCGCGGCAGACGTGGTGCTCGACGAATCGTACTCCGAGGGCACGCTCTCGGTGCTGGACGAACTCCGGAGTCGGGCTTAA
- a CDS encoding arsenic resistance protein, translated as MSDDIGVLDRYLTVWIGLAMALGVGLGYAVPGVADLLNAVTFNGTSLPIAIGLFVIIYPIMAEIDYGRIPKVTRTARKEIGLTLAFN; from the coding sequence GTGAGCGACGACATCGGCGTACTGGACCGGTATCTCACGGTCTGGATCGGACTCGCGATGGCCCTCGGCGTGGGTCTGGGCTACGCGGTGCCCGGCGTCGCCGACCTGCTGAACGCGGTCACGTTCAACGGCACCAGCCTCCCCATCGCGATCGGACTGTTCGTGATAATTTACCCCATCATGGCCGAAATTGACTACGGGCGCATCCCGAAGGTCACTCGGACCGCCCGGAAGGAGATCGGGTTGACGCTCGCGTTCAACTGA
- a CDS encoding ArsR/SmtB family transcription factor produces the protein MADTTDRLRRLVTDELGECRDADLDRRLSELDGLADSALADDSARPVFAVLGDETRYRLARLLVAADDDLCVCELEPLVDVSESAVSHALADLVDAGLARRRKDGNWRYYDATELAAELLAAADREVGDA, from the coding sequence ATGGCAGACACGACCGACCGACTCCGGCGACTCGTCACCGACGAACTCGGCGAGTGTCGGGACGCCGACTTGGACCGTCGGCTCTCGGAACTGGACGGCCTCGCCGACAGCGCCCTCGCGGACGACTCGGCCCGACCGGTGTTCGCGGTGCTCGGCGACGAGACGCGATACCGACTCGCGCGACTCCTCGTCGCCGCGGACGACGACCTCTGTGTCTGCGAACTCGAACCGCTGGTGGACGTGAGCGAGAGCGCGGTCAGTCACGCGCTCGCCGACCTCGTGGACGCCGGACTCGCCCGCCGTCGGAAGGACGGCAACTGGCGCTACTACGACGCAACCGAACTCGCCGCGGAACTGCTCGCGGCCGCGGACCGGGAGGTGGGCGACGCGTGA
- the glpK gene encoding glycerol kinase GlpK: MGDSLTTTETYVGAIDQGTTGTRFMVFDHDGTVVTDAYETHEQIYPEPGWVEHDPLEIWENTKSVVRAALDDAGLSADQLAAIGVTNQRETTLLWDRDTGKPVHNAIVWQDRRTTDRVEQLESEGKVEEIRAKTGLEADAYFSATKAEWLLDNADPIKTQRARPADMKERAAEGEILFGTIDSWLIYNLTGNHITDVTNASRTMLFDIHEMEWDDDLLREFDVPRESLPEVRPSSDEDYYGTTDPDGFLGAEIPVAGALGDQQAALFGQTCFDAGDAKNTYGTGSFFLMNTGNEAVDSDHGLLTTVGFQRSGEPVQYALEGSIFVTGAAIEWLEDMTLIEDAAETEALARSVDSTDGVYVVPAFTGLGAPHWDQRARGTIVGMTRGTRREHVVRATLESIAYQTRDVAEAMVADSDIEMESLKVDGGAVKNNFLCQLQADIIGTEIARPEVDETTALGSAYAAGLAVGYWDDPDELRQNWRVDREFAPEMDRDEADRMYDRWGDAVERSTDWARDGGDD; encoded by the coding sequence ATCGGTGACTCACTCACGACAACGGAAACGTACGTCGGAGCAATCGACCAGGGGACGACAGGTACCCGGTTCATGGTCTTCGACCACGACGGAACGGTCGTAACGGACGCCTACGAAACGCACGAACAGATTTACCCGGAACCCGGATGGGTCGAACACGACCCGCTCGAAATCTGGGAGAACACCAAGTCGGTCGTGAGGGCGGCGCTCGACGACGCGGGCCTCTCGGCCGACCAACTCGCCGCCATCGGCGTCACCAACCAGCGCGAGACGACGCTGCTCTGGGACCGCGACACCGGCAAGCCGGTCCACAACGCCATCGTCTGGCAGGACCGGCGGACCACCGACCGAGTCGAACAACTCGAATCCGAGGGCAAGGTCGAGGAGATACGAGCCAAGACCGGTCTCGAAGCCGACGCCTACTTCTCGGCGACCAAGGCCGAGTGGCTGCTCGACAACGCCGACCCCATCAAGACACAGCGCGCTCGCCCGGCCGACATGAAAGAGCGGGCCGCCGAGGGCGAAATCCTGTTCGGAACCATCGACTCGTGGCTGATATACAACCTGACCGGGAACCACATCACCGACGTGACCAACGCCTCCCGGACGATGCTGTTCGACATCCACGAGATGGAGTGGGACGACGACCTGCTCCGGGAGTTCGACGTACCGAGGGAGTCGCTGCCGGAGGTCCGACCCTCCAGCGACGAGGACTACTACGGCACGACCGACCCCGACGGCTTCCTCGGTGCCGAGATTCCGGTCGCGGGCGCGCTCGGCGACCAGCAGGCCGCGCTGTTCGGCCAGACCTGCTTCGACGCCGGCGACGCCAAGAACACCTACGGCACCGGGAGCTTCTTCCTGATGAACACGGGTAACGAAGCGGTCGACAGCGACCACGGCCTGCTCACGACGGTCGGGTTCCAGCGCTCGGGCGAACCCGTCCAGTACGCCCTCGAAGGCTCCATCTTCGTCACCGGCGCGGCCATCGAGTGGCTCGAAGACATGACGCTCATCGAGGACGCCGCCGAGACCGAAGCCCTCGCGCGGAGCGTCGATTCGACCGACGGCGTCTACGTCGTCCCGGCGTTCACCGGTCTCGGAGCGCCCCACTGGGACCAGCGCGCCCGGGGGACCATCGTCGGGATGACCCGCGGCACGCGCCGGGAACACGTCGTCCGCGCGACCCTCGAATCCATCGCCTACCAGACCCGCGACGTGGCCGAGGCGATGGTCGCCGACAGCGACATCGAGATGGAGAGTCTGAAGGTCGACGGCGGCGCGGTCAAGAACAACTTCCTCTGCCAGTTGCAGGCCGACATCATCGGCACCGAAATCGCCCGCCCCGAGGTGGACGAGACGACCGCGCTCGGGTCGGCGTACGCCGCCGGTCTCGCGGTCGGCTACTGGGACGACCCCGACGAACTCCGACAGAACTGGCGGGTCGACCGCGAGTTCGCCCCGGAGATGGACCGCGACGAGGCCGACCGGATGTACGACCGGTGGGGCGACGCCGTCGAGCGCTCGACCGACTGGGCGCGCGACGGGGGTGACGACTGA